A genome region from Leptodactylus fuscus isolate aLepFus1 chromosome 6, aLepFus1.hap2, whole genome shotgun sequence includes the following:
- the METTL2A gene encoding tRNA N(3)-cytidine methyltransferase METTL2A, giving the protein MFHWVTRVRSRHCRWGRAPVVDWLALYWSRLLPAADWSSTRAFFVSAVTGATTGSGMEGKRPQFGNRHLKDPAQVFQHNAWDNVQWSEEQESAAHKKVLENSSQPLPPEQQEEYENKASNFWDDFYTIHENKFFKDRQWLFTEFPELSSSYKSRSDIAEKQTQESDENKDYPGSSATYRILEVGCGVGNTVFPILQTNNDPGLFVYCCDFSSTAVDIVKSNPNYDPSRCFAFVHDLSDKSSSYPIPEESLDVIVLIFVLSAILPSKMQDAITRLSKLLKPGGCILLRDYGRYDMAQLRFKKGRCLSENFYVRGDGTRVYFFTQDELGNLLTTAGLEKVQNTVDRRLQVNRGKQLTMYRVWIQCKYRKPFNSQTQHQDSATP; this is encoded by the exons ATGTTCCATTGGGTCACACGTGTGCGCTCCAGACACTGTCGGTGGGGGCGTGCCCCTGTCGTTGATTGGCTTGCACTTTATTGGTCCCGCCTCTTGCCTGCAGCTGATTGGTCCTCCACTAGAGCGTTCTTCGTCTCCGCGGTAACGGGTGCTACTACCGGTTCCGGCATGGAAGGAAAGAGGCCGCAGTTCGGTAATCGACATCTGAAAGATCCAGCTCAGGTGTTCCAGCATAATGCCTG GGACAATGTACAGTGGTCTGAGGAACAAGAATCGGCAGCTCACAAGAAAGTGCTTGAAAACAGTTCCCAACCACTTCCACCAGAGCAGCAAG AGGAATATGAGAATAAGGCCAGCAACTTCTGGGATGACTTCTACACTATACATGAAAACAAATTCTTCAAAGACAGACAGTGGCTGTTCACAGAGTTCCCTGAACTGTCTTCCAGCTACAAAAGTCGATCAGATATAGCTGAAAAACAGACACAGGAGTCAGATGAGAATAAGGACTATCCAGGATCTTCAGCCACTTATCGCATATTAGAG GTGGGCTGTGGTGTAGGAAATACAGTCTTTCCAATTTTGCAGACAAATAA TGACCCTGGCCTGTTTGTGTATTGCTGTGACTTTTCTTCCACTGCAGTGGATATTGTAAAG AGTAATCCAAATTATGATCCATCCCGCTGCTTTGCCTTTGTCCACGACCTCTCAGACAAGAGTTCCTCTTATCCTATTCCAGAAGAGAGCTTGGATGTCATCGTTCTCATCTTCGTCCTTTCTGCTATCCTTCCAAGCAA GATGCAAGATGCCATTACACGGCTCAGCAAGCTGCTAAAGCCAGGCGGTTGCATTCTCTTGCGGGACTATGGACGGTATGACATGGCTCAGCTGCGCTTTAAAAAAG GACGCTGTCTTTCTGAAAACTTTTATGTCCGAGGAGATGGAACAAGAGTATACTTCTTTACACAAG ATGAACTTGGAAATTTGTTGACCACTGCCGGCTTGGAGAAAGTGCAAAATACAGTGGATCGCAGGCTACAAGTAAACCGTGGCAAACAGCTGACAATGTATCGTGTGTGGATCCAATGTAAATATCGCAAGCCTTTTAACTCTCAAACTCAACACCAAGATAGCGCCACACCATGA